One part of the Candidatus Nanopelagicales bacterium genome encodes these proteins:
- the prcA gene encoding proteasome subunit alpha: MTVPFYVSPEQLIKDKADYARKGIGRGRSVIVEQYDGGILFVAENPSRALHKVSEIYDRIAFAAVGKYNEFENLRQAGVRYADLRGYSYDRSDVTARSLANTYAQALGTVFTEAPKPYEVELVVAQVGDTVAEDQLYRLTFDGSVADEHGFVAMGGSADTISEQLNDSWHEGMTLAQAANVAVTELAKAGIPSGASPRVLGPNELEVAILDRDRPRRKFRRITGDLLTTLLAS, encoded by the coding sequence ATGACAGTTCCCTTCTATGTTTCCCCTGAGCAACTCATTAAGGACAAGGCCGACTACGCCCGCAAGGGCATCGGCCGGGGCCGGTCGGTCATTGTCGAGCAGTACGACGGGGGAATCCTCTTCGTCGCCGAGAACCCCAGTCGGGCACTGCACAAGGTCAGCGAGATCTACGACCGTATCGCCTTCGCGGCAGTCGGAAAGTACAACGAGTTCGAGAACCTGCGCCAAGCCGGCGTTCGGTACGCCGACCTTCGCGGCTACTCCTACGACCGTTCCGACGTCACCGCGCGAAGTCTGGCGAACACCTACGCCCAGGCTCTTGGCACTGTCTTCACTGAGGCGCCCAAGCCGTACGAGGTCGAACTCGTCGTCGCTCAGGTTGGCGACACGGTGGCCGAGGATCAACTCTATCGGCTGACGTTCGACGGCTCCGTGGCCGATGAGCACGGATTCGTCGCCATGGGCGGGTCCGCCGACACGATTAGCGAGCAACTCAACGACAGTTGGCACGAAGGCATGACGCTGGCGCAGGCCGCCAACGTCGCCGTGACCGAATTGGCCAAGGCCGGCATCCCCAGCGGTGCCTCGCCACGTGTCCTCGGACCGAACGAACTTGAGGTGGCCATCCTCGACCGAGATCGTCCGCGGCGGAAGTTCCGCCGAATTACTGGAGATCTTCTGACCACCCTGCTCGCGTCGTAA
- a CDS encoding proteasome accessory factor PafA2: MSVIRVMGIETEYGISVPGHPHINAMLASSQIVNAYANRPGSATTGRARWDYDEETPLRDARGFDMTRADADPSALTDADIGMANAVLTNGARFYVDHAHPEYSSPEVTNPWDAMVYDRAGELIMAQSAELASAMPGAQPLRVYKNNTDNKGASYGTHENYLMSRTTPFSEIVSGLIPFFVTRQVITGAGRVGLGQEGREQGFQLSQRADFFEVEVGLETTLKRPIINTRDEPHADPALHRRLHVIVGDANMSETATYLKMGMTALVLSLIEAGVELGDLTLANPVSEIHRVSHDPSLEHKVELQDGRSMTAMEVQRNFADRAASFVSREQGNSVDQQTADVLNRWQTLLDKLERDPMDCADELDWVAKLQLLEGYRRRDGSAWDDPRLQLVDLQYSDMSPAKGLARKLENRGSLKRLTTEAAVSTAVLKPPADTRAWFRGECLRRYPDEVSAASWDSVVFDIPGQPSLQRVPTLDPFRGTRASVEELLDSCQTGADLLSALSQG, encoded by the coding sequence ATGAGCGTCATTCGGGTGATGGGTATTGAGACCGAGTACGGGATTTCCGTACCCGGCCACCCCCACATCAACGCGATGCTGGCGTCCTCTCAGATCGTCAACGCGTATGCCAACCGACCCGGCAGCGCGACGACTGGGCGTGCTCGATGGGACTACGACGAGGAAACCCCCCTGCGTGATGCGCGCGGGTTTGACATGACGCGTGCTGATGCCGACCCATCGGCCCTGACCGATGCCGACATTGGAATGGCCAATGCCGTCCTGACAAACGGGGCTCGCTTCTACGTCGACCACGCACATCCGGAGTACTCCAGTCCGGAGGTAACCAACCCCTGGGACGCCATGGTCTACGACCGCGCCGGTGAGTTGATCATGGCGCAGTCGGCCGAGCTGGCTTCGGCCATGCCCGGTGCCCAGCCCCTACGTGTCTACAAGAACAACACCGATAACAAGGGTGCCTCCTACGGAACCCATGAGAACTACCTCATGAGCAGAACGACGCCCTTCTCGGAGATCGTCTCGGGCCTGATTCCGTTCTTTGTCACCCGCCAAGTGATCACGGGAGCGGGTCGGGTCGGCCTCGGTCAGGAAGGCCGCGAGCAGGGCTTTCAGCTATCCCAACGGGCCGACTTCTTCGAGGTCGAGGTGGGCTTGGAAACCACCCTGAAACGACCAATCATCAACACCCGCGACGAGCCACACGCAGACCCAGCCCTGCATCGACGATTGCATGTGATCGTCGGCGACGCGAACATGTCCGAGACAGCGACCTACTTGAAGATGGGGATGACCGCGTTGGTGTTGTCGCTGATCGAGGCGGGAGTTGAGTTGGGTGATCTCACACTGGCCAACCCTGTTTCTGAGATTCATCGGGTCTCCCACGATCCCAGCTTGGAGCACAAAGTCGAACTGCAGGATGGCCGCTCGATGACTGCGATGGAAGTCCAACGCAACTTCGCAGACCGCGCCGCCAGCTTCGTCTCGCGCGAGCAGGGCAACTCCGTCGACCAACAGACCGCGGATGTACTGAATCGCTGGCAGACACTGCTGGACAAGCTTGAGCGTGACCCGATGGATTGCGCCGACGAGCTCGATTGGGTCGCCAAACTGCAGCTCCTTGAGGGCTATCGCCGACGCGACGGTTCCGCCTGGGACGACCCCCGACTTCAATTGGTCGACCTGCAGTATTCGGACATGTCGCCGGCGAAGGGCTTGGCGCGCAAGTTGGAGAACCGCGGCAGCCTCAAGCGGCTCACCACCGAAGCGGCCGTGTCCACTGCCGTGCTGAAACCACCTGCCGACACCCGGGCGTGGTTTCGGGGCGAGTGTCTGCGGCGTTACCCCGACGAGGTGAGCGCGGCGTCCTGGGATTCAGTCGTGTTCGACATCCCAGGCCAACCATCACTGCAGCGGGTTCCCACCCTCGACCCCTTTCGCGGTACGCGGGCGTCGGTAGAAGAGCTCCTCGACAGTTGCCAGACCGGTGCAGATCTTCTGTCCGCGCTGAGCCAGGGTTAG
- a CDS encoding ubiquitin-like protein Pup, producing MTSGQEHKQPARTEAEQESPEVDATSDVAERKEKIDADVDAILDEIDDVLEENAAEFVSSFVQKGGQ from the coding sequence ATGACTAGTGGGCAGGAACACAAGCAACCCGCGCGGACCGAGGCCGAGCAGGAATCGCCCGAGGTCGATGCGACGAGCGATGTCGCTGAACGAAAAGAGAAGATCGACGCCGACGTCGATGCGATTCTCGACGAGATCGATGATGTGCTGGAGGAGAACGCCGCCGAGTTCGTCTCCTCGTTTGTGCAGAAGGGTGGACAGTGA
- the prcB gene encoding proteasome subunit beta: MPPSSWSNGLPGPFLTPGSSSFADFVADLDPSLLPTTTAVRHPLVAAPHPMDSVPHGTTIVAVTYPGGVVMAGDRRATAGNIIAQRDIEKVFAADEHTVVGIAGTAGLAIELVRLFQVELEHYEKMEGATLSLEGKANRLATLLRNNLGMAMQGLAVVPLFAGFDLNRDHGRIYSYDVTGGRYEEHFFHAVGSGSMFARGALKKLYRRDLDESGAVMACVEALYDAADDDSATGGPDLSRGIFPIVAVVDEQGVRKLDESTMAEFVGSVIGGRQLLPNGPHAAMPPTEAVES; encoded by the coding sequence GTGCCGCCGAGTTCTTGGTCCAACGGGCTCCCCGGACCCTTCCTGACGCCCGGCAGTTCATCATTCGCAGACTTTGTCGCTGACCTCGACCCGTCCCTGCTGCCAACGACCACGGCCGTTCGCCACCCACTGGTGGCTGCACCACATCCGATGGACAGCGTTCCGCACGGAACCACGATCGTGGCCGTGACTTATCCCGGTGGCGTGGTGATGGCCGGGGATCGGCGAGCCACCGCCGGCAACATCATCGCCCAGCGGGACATCGAAAAAGTCTTCGCGGCAGACGAGCACACGGTCGTCGGGATCGCCGGCACTGCGGGCCTGGCCATCGAGCTCGTTCGACTCTTTCAAGTCGAGTTGGAACACTACGAAAAGATGGAGGGCGCAACGCTCTCCTTGGAAGGCAAGGCGAACCGCCTGGCCACCCTGCTTCGCAACAACCTCGGGATGGCCATGCAGGGCCTCGCCGTTGTCCCATTGTTCGCAGGTTTCGACCTGAATCGCGATCACGGCCGCATCTACTCCTACGACGTGACCGGCGGCCGGTACGAGGAGCACTTCTTCCACGCTGTCGGATCGGGCAGCATGTTTGCCCGTGGCGCCCTGAAGAAGCTCTACCGGCGAGATCTCGACGAGTCCGGTGCTGTGATGGCATGCGTGGAAGCCCTGTATGACGCTGCGGACGACGACAGCGCGACTGGCGGACCGGACCTCTCGCGCGGGATATTCCCGATTGTCGCCGTTGTAGACGAGCAGGGCGTCAGGAAGCTCGACGAGAGCACCATGGCGGAGTTCGTTGGCAGTGTCATTGGTGGCCGACAACTGCTGCCCAACGGACCGCACGCGGCGATGCCCCCAACGGAGGCAGTTGAGTCATGA
- a CDS encoding disulfide bond formation protein B, producing MSTREQTPTPAAAVEDAPATATIWNKVGYWLPHLVALAYCLVILMAISTQFTGAHDMPCPLCTLQRMAMILIGIGAVWMVGLTRKGRMNMGAYARGYGLMILGALLGMIISTRQVLLHIEPDDPGYGGTVLGLHFYTWALITFLIVLVYSGVMLTLTRRTYPVAPTGKGALMLSSVIVYFFVFVIALNVVLIFIEQGFNWVLPDDPSRYELLYQLGIK from the coding sequence ATGAGCACTCGAGAGCAGACTCCGACTCCGGCCGCAGCCGTTGAGGATGCCCCGGCCACGGCGACCATCTGGAACAAGGTCGGGTACTGGCTGCCACACCTGGTCGCACTGGCGTACTGCCTGGTCATCCTCATGGCCATTTCGACCCAGTTCACCGGTGCCCATGACATGCCCTGTCCGCTGTGCACATTGCAGCGCATGGCGATGATCCTGATCGGAATCGGTGCTGTCTGGATGGTCGGGCTGACCCGCAAAGGCCGGATGAATATGGGCGCCTACGCGCGCGGCTACGGCCTGATGATCCTCGGCGCCCTGCTCGGCATGATCATTTCCACCCGTCAGGTACTCCTCCACATCGAGCCCGACGATCCGGGCTATGGCGGCACCGTGTTGGGGCTGCACTTCTACACCTGGGCGCTCATCACGTTCTTGATTGTCTTGGTCTACTCCGGAGTCATGCTCACCCTGACCAGGCGGACGTATCCAGTCGCTCCGACCGGCAAGGGCGCACTGATGCTGAGCTCTGTCATCGTGTACTTCTTCGTGTTCGTGATCGCGCTGAATGTCGTACTCATCTTCATCGAACAGGGATTCAACTGGGTGCTGCCGGATGACCCAAGCCGGTACGAATTGCTCTACCAACTCGGCATCAAGTAA